A section of the Macadamia integrifolia cultivar HAES 741 chromosome 9, SCU_Mint_v3, whole genome shotgun sequence genome encodes:
- the LOC122089427 gene encoding putative pentatricopeptide repeat-containing protein At1g74580 isoform X1: protein MSPALLPKHVAAVVKYQKDPIRALEMFNSAAKEDGFKHTFFTYKCMIEKLGFHGEFEAMEGVLADMRLNIHSSLVEGVYIGAMRNYGRSGKIQEAVDTFERMDFFNCESSVKSYNVIMNILVENNYFDQAHKVYLRMLDKKIFPDVYTFTIRMKSFCRTSRPHAALKLLKNMPSQGCEPNAVAYCTVIGGFYEEDYRIEACELFNEMFVNGLCPDISTFNKLIHTLCKKGDTLESRKLLNKILKRGISPNLFTFNIFIRGLCREDKLDEATCLLDYIVMVGLSPDVITYNTLICGLCKSSNVVEAESYLHKMVNEGYCPDDFTYNTIINGHCKLGMVENAFKILKDAVFKGFVPDQFTYCSLINGLCQEGDIDRAMEVFNEALAKGLKPNITIYNSLVKGLSQQGLILQALQLMNEMLEDGCSPDIWTYNIVINGLCKMGYVSDAHNLMNDAIAKGYLPDVFTFNTLIDGYCKQFRLHNALEIVDRMWTHGVTPDVITYNSVLNGLCKAGKAEAVMETFKEMVGKDCVPNVITYNILLESLCKVKKVKEALELFVKMENEGLSLDAVSFGTLIHGFCENGDLEGAYELFRRMDQQVHFRPVTATYNVMINKFCEKLNISMAEKLFCEMGDRGCSPDAFTFRVLIDGFCKAGNVDSGYMFLLDMIGRGFIPSLTTFGRVMNCLCVNHRVDEAVGIVHLMVGKGIIPEIVDTIFESSKKLVAAPKILVEDLLKKGHITYYAYELLYDGIRDKKLLKKRQQRKRSQNSHI, encoded by the coding sequence ATGAGTCCTGCTTTGCTTCCCAAACATGTAGCTGCCGTAGTGAAATATCAGAAGGATCCTATCCGGGCCCTAGAAATGTTTAATTCAGCTGCCAAGGAAGATGGGTTTAAGCATACCTTTTTCACCTACAAATGCATGATTGAAAAGCTTGGTTTTCATGGAGAATTTGAAGCAATGGAGGGTGTTCTAGCGGATATGAGGTTGAATATTCACAGCAGCCTAGTTGAAGGAGTATACATTGGAGCCATGAGAAACTATGGAAGGAGTGGAAAGATCCAAGAGGCTGTTGACACATTTGAGAGGATGGATTTCTTTAATTGTGAATCATCTGTTAAATCATACAATGTGATCATGAACATCTTGGTTGAAAACAACTATTTTGATCAAGCTCACAAAGTTTATCTGAGAATGTTGGACAAAAAGATTTTTCCTGATGTGTACACCTTCACGATTAGGATGAAATCCTTTTGTAGAACAAGCAGGCCTCATGCTGCTCTGAAGCTTCTTAAAAATATGCCTTCCCAAGGGTGTGAGCCTAATGCAGTTGCATACTGTACTGTTATTGGTGGGTTTTATGAAGAGGATTACCGAATTGAGGCCTGTGAGTTGTTTAATGAAATGTTTGTGAATGGTCTTTGCCCTGACATATCAACATTTAATAAGCTTATACACACACTTTGCAAGAAGGGGGATACCCTAGAGAGTAGAAAGCTTCTCAACAAGATCCTAAAGAGGGGGATCTCCCCAAATTTGTTTACGTTCAACATATTCATTCGGGGCCTTTGTAGGGAGGACAAGCTGGATGAAGCTACCTGTTTGCTTGACTATATAGTTATGGTGGGGCTTTCCCCTGATGTCATTACATATAATACACTAATCTGTGGATTGTGTAAGAGCTCTAATGTTGTGGAGGCGGAGAGCTATCTGCATAAAATGGTAAATGAAGGGTATTGCCCTGATGATTTCACTTATAATACCATCATCAATGGACATTGCAAATTGGGTATGGTAGAAAATGCATTTAAGATTCTGAAAGATGCTGTTTTCAAGGGGTTTGTTCCTGACCAGTTCACTTATTGCTCCCTGATTAATGGGTTGTGTCAGGAAGGTGACATAGATAGGGCTATGGAGGTGTTTAATGAGGCACTGGCAAAAGGGCTGAAACCTAACATTACAATCTACAATTCACTAGTCAAAGGATTGTCTCAGCAGGGGCTTATCTTGCAGGCATTGCAGCTAATGAATGAGATGTTAGAAGATGGTTGCAGCCCAGATATTTGGACTTACAATATTGTAATAAATGGGTTATGCAAGATGGGTTATGTATCTGATGCTCATAATCTCATGAATGATGCAATAGCAAAAGGGTACCTTCCTGATGTATTTACCTTTAATACTCTGATTGATGGCTACTGTAAGCAGTTCAGGCTGCATAATGCGTTGGAGATTGTTGATAGGATGTGGACCCATGGAGTTACTCCTGATGTAATCACTTATAATTCTGTGTTGAATGGTCTCTGTAAGGCTGGGAAGGCTGAAGCTGTCATGGAAACATTCAAAGAAATGGTTGGGAAGGATTGTGTTCCTAATGTCATCACATATAACATACTTCTAGAGAGCCTGTGCAAAGTGAAAAAGGTAAAAGAGGCTTTAGAGTTGTTTGTGAAGATGGAAAATGAGGGACTATCTCTAGATGCTGTAAGTTTTGGCACATTGATTCATGGATTTTGTGAGAATGGTGATCTTGAGGGAGCATACGAGCTCTTTAGAAGAATGGACCAGCAAGTTCACTTTCGCCCCGTGACTGCAACATATAATGTCATGATAAATAAATTTTGTGAGAAACTTAACATAAGCATGGCTGAAAAGCTTTTCTGTGAAATGGGGGACAGAGGCTGCTCACCAGATGCTTTCACGTTTCGTGTCCTGATTGATGGCTTCTGCAAAGCAGGGAATGTTGATTCAGGGTATATGTTTCTGTTGGATATGATTGGTAGAGGATTTATTCCTTCTTTGACAACATTTGGACGGGTAATGAACTGCCTTTGTGTGAACCATAGAGTTGATGAGGCAGTTGGTATCGTTCACCTTATGGTGGGCAAGGGTATCATCCCTGAGATTGTGGACACAATCTTTGAGTCTAGTAAAAAGTTGGTGGCTGCACCTAAGATCCTTGTGGAAGACTTGTTGAAGAAAGGTCATATAACTTATTATGCATATGAACTTCTGTATGATGGTATTAGAGATAAGAAACTACTAAAGAAAAGGCAACAAAGAAAGCGATCTCAAAATTCTCACAtctaa
- the LOC122089427 gene encoding putative pentatricopeptide repeat-containing protein At1g74580 isoform X2, with protein sequence MSPALLPKHVAAVVKYQKDPIRALEMFNSAAKEDGFKHTFFTYKCMIEKLGFHGEFEAMEGVLADMRLNIHSSLVEGVYIGAMRNYGRSGKIQEAVDTFERMDFFNCESSVKSYNVIMNILVENNYFDQAHKVYLRMLDKKIFPDVYTFTIRMKSFCRTSRPHAALKLLKNMPSQGCEPNAVAYCTVIGGFYEEDYRIEACELFNEMFVNGLCPDISTFNKLIHTLCKKGDTLESRKLLNKILKRGISPNLFTFNIFIRGLCREDKLDEATCLLDYIVMVGLSPDVITYNTLICGLCKSSNVVEAESYLHKMVNEGYCPDDFTYNTIINGHCKLGMVENAFKILKDAVFKGFVPDQFTYCSLINGLCQEGDIDRAMEVFNEALAKGLKPNITIYNSLVKGLSQQGLILQALQLMNEMLEDGCSPDIWTYNIVINGLCKMGYVSDAHNLMNDAIAKGYLPDVFTFNTLIDGYCKQFRLHNALEIVDRMWTHGVTPDVITYNSVLNGLCKAGKAEAVMETFKEMVGKDCVPNVITYNILLESLCKVKKVKEALELFVKMENEGLSLDAVSFGTLIHGFCENGDLEGAYELFRRMDQQVHFRPVTATYNVMINKFCEKLNISMAEKLFCEMGDRGCSPDAFTFRVLIDGFCKAGNVDSGSNRVHRRV encoded by the exons ATGAGTCCTGCTTTGCTTCCCAAACATGTAGCTGCCGTAGTGAAATATCAGAAGGATCCTATCCGGGCCCTAGAAATGTTTAATTCAGCTGCCAAGGAAGATGGGTTTAAGCATACCTTTTTCACCTACAAATGCATGATTGAAAAGCTTGGTTTTCATGGAGAATTTGAAGCAATGGAGGGTGTTCTAGCGGATATGAGGTTGAATATTCACAGCAGCCTAGTTGAAGGAGTATACATTGGAGCCATGAGAAACTATGGAAGGAGTGGAAAGATCCAAGAGGCTGTTGACACATTTGAGAGGATGGATTTCTTTAATTGTGAATCATCTGTTAAATCATACAATGTGATCATGAACATCTTGGTTGAAAACAACTATTTTGATCAAGCTCACAAAGTTTATCTGAGAATGTTGGACAAAAAGATTTTTCCTGATGTGTACACCTTCACGATTAGGATGAAATCCTTTTGTAGAACAAGCAGGCCTCATGCTGCTCTGAAGCTTCTTAAAAATATGCCTTCCCAAGGGTGTGAGCCTAATGCAGTTGCATACTGTACTGTTATTGGTGGGTTTTATGAAGAGGATTACCGAATTGAGGCCTGTGAGTTGTTTAATGAAATGTTTGTGAATGGTCTTTGCCCTGACATATCAACATTTAATAAGCTTATACACACACTTTGCAAGAAGGGGGATACCCTAGAGAGTAGAAAGCTTCTCAACAAGATCCTAAAGAGGGGGATCTCCCCAAATTTGTTTACGTTCAACATATTCATTCGGGGCCTTTGTAGGGAGGACAAGCTGGATGAAGCTACCTGTTTGCTTGACTATATAGTTATGGTGGGGCTTTCCCCTGATGTCATTACATATAATACACTAATCTGTGGATTGTGTAAGAGCTCTAATGTTGTGGAGGCGGAGAGCTATCTGCATAAAATGGTAAATGAAGGGTATTGCCCTGATGATTTCACTTATAATACCATCATCAATGGACATTGCAAATTGGGTATGGTAGAAAATGCATTTAAGATTCTGAAAGATGCTGTTTTCAAGGGGTTTGTTCCTGACCAGTTCACTTATTGCTCCCTGATTAATGGGTTGTGTCAGGAAGGTGACATAGATAGGGCTATGGAGGTGTTTAATGAGGCACTGGCAAAAGGGCTGAAACCTAACATTACAATCTACAATTCACTAGTCAAAGGATTGTCTCAGCAGGGGCTTATCTTGCAGGCATTGCAGCTAATGAATGAGATGTTAGAAGATGGTTGCAGCCCAGATATTTGGACTTACAATATTGTAATAAATGGGTTATGCAAGATGGGTTATGTATCTGATGCTCATAATCTCATGAATGATGCAATAGCAAAAGGGTACCTTCCTGATGTATTTACCTTTAATACTCTGATTGATGGCTACTGTAAGCAGTTCAGGCTGCATAATGCGTTGGAGATTGTTGATAGGATGTGGACCCATGGAGTTACTCCTGATGTAATCACTTATAATTCTGTGTTGAATGGTCTCTGTAAGGCTGGGAAGGCTGAAGCTGTCATGGAAACATTCAAAGAAATGGTTGGGAAGGATTGTGTTCCTAATGTCATCACATATAACATACTTCTAGAGAGCCTGTGCAAAGTGAAAAAGGTAAAAGAGGCTTTAGAGTTGTTTGTGAAGATGGAAAATGAGGGACTATCTCTAGATGCTGTAAGTTTTGGCACATTGATTCATGGATTTTGTGAGAATGGTGATCTTGAGGGAGCATACGAGCTCTTTAGAAGAATGGACCAGCAAGTTCACTTTCGCCCCGTGACTGCAACATATAATGTCATGATAAATAAATTTTGTGAGAAACTTAACATAAGCATGGCTGAAAAGCTTTTCTGTGAAATGGGGGACAGAGGCTGCTCACCAGATGCTTTCACGTTTCGTGTCCTGATTGATGGCTTCTGCAAAGCAGGGAATGTTGATTCAGG ttcaaACAGAGTGCATAGAAGAGTTTAA